The following are encoded in a window of Citrobacter freundii genomic DNA:
- a CDS encoding alpha-2-macroglobulin family protein, whose product MKHLRVAACMLMFALAGCDNNDKPSTDAKNDTPAPQTSSVKDPAQLHKLTQQSQGKPLTLLDASEVQLDGAATLVLTFSIPLDPEQDFSRVLHVVDKKSGKVDGAWELAPNLKELRLRHLEPNRELVVTIERDLLALNKATFGTEYEKNITTRDVQPSVGFASRGSLLPGKVIEGLPVMALNVNSVDVNFFRVKPESLGAFISQWEYRNSLSNWESDNLLKMAELVYSGRFDLNPARNTREKLLLPLGEIKPLQQAGVYVAVMNQAGQYNYSNAATLFTLSDIGVSAHRYHNQLDVFTQSLENGAAQQGIDVTLLNEKGQTLAQATSDAQGHVKLETDKDAAILLARKDGQTTLLDLKLPALDLAEFDIAGAPGYSKQFFMFGPRDLYRPGETVILNGLLRDSDGKTLPDQPVKLEVVKPDGQVLRTVVSQPENGLYRLTWPLDSSAPTGMWHIRANTGDNRSRMWDFHVEDFMPERMALNLTANKMPIAPADDVKFSVVGYYLYGAPANGNALQGQLFLRPQREAVSALPGFQFGNIAEENLSRSLDEVQLTLDENGRGEVTTSSQWQEAHSPLQVILQASLLESGGRPVTRRVEQAIWPADTLPGIRPQFAAKAVYDYRTDTTVNQPIVDEDSNAAFDIVYADAKGEKKAVSGLQVRLIRERRDYYWNWSEGEGWQSQFDQKDLVEGEQTLDLTADETGKISFPVEWGAYRLEVKAPNDTVSSVRFWAGYSWQDNSDGSGAVRPDRVTLKLDKPNYRPGDTMKLHIAAPAAGKGYAMVESSEGPLWWQEIDVPANGLDLSIPVDKTWNRHDLYLSALVIRPGDKSRSATPKRAVGLLHLPLGDENRRLDLTLENPAKMRPNQPLTVNVKASVKNGDVPKQVNVLVSAVDSGVLNITDYATPDPWQAFFGQKRYGADIYDIYGQVIEGQGRLAALRFGGDGDELKRGGKPPVNHVNIVAQQALPVTLNEKGEGTVTLPIGDFNGELRVMAQAWTADDFGSSESKVIVAAPVIAELNMPRFMAGGDTSRLTLDVTNLTDRPQTLNIQLTASGLVSLMGQNPSPVDLAPGVRTTLFIPVRALEGFGDGEIQAVISGLTLPGETLPVQHKQWKIGVRPAFPAQTLNSGVALQAGETWQLPDGELTNFSPATVQGQLLFSGKPPLNLARYVRELKAYPYGCLEQTASGLFPSLYTNAAQLKALGIAGDSDEKRRTAVEIGISRLLQMQRDDGGFALWDKNGPEEYWLSTYVMDFLVRANEQGYSVPSEVINRGNARLLRYLQDPGMMSIRYTDDTAASRFAVQAYAALVLARQQKAPLGALREIWERRAQAASGLPLLQLGIALKNMGDANRSEQALTLALNTPRRDTQQWMADYGSQLRDNALMLALLEENKLKPDVQNTLLNTLSEQAFGQRWLSTQENNALFLAARTLQDQPGTWQAQTSLSEQPLAGDKSQTRNLDAEQLATLAVTNTGNLPLWLRLDVSGYPQSSPQPASNVLLIERQVLGTDGQSKSLSSLRSGELVLVWLTVRASQNVPDALVVDLLPAGLELENQNLANGSASLQDSGSEVANLLNQMQQADIQHVEFRDDRFVAAVAVNEGQPVTLVYLARAVTPGTYQVPVPQVESMYVPQWRATGTAEGPLIVRP is encoded by the coding sequence ATGAAACATTTACGCGTAGCGGCCTGTATGCTGATGTTTGCGCTGGCGGGGTGCGATAATAATGATAAGCCGTCGACGGACGCGAAAAATGATACGCCTGCCCCACAGACCTCGTCGGTAAAAGATCCGGCGCAATTACACAAGCTGACACAGCAAAGTCAGGGTAAACCGTTGACGCTACTGGACGCCTCCGAAGTCCAGTTAGACGGCGCGGCGACGCTGGTGCTGACGTTCTCCATCCCCCTAGATCCTGAGCAAGATTTTTCTCGCGTACTGCACGTTGTCGATAAAAAAAGCGGCAAAGTGGACGGGGCCTGGGAATTGGCGCCCAACCTGAAAGAGCTACGCTTACGTCATCTGGAGCCCAACCGCGAACTGGTGGTGACTATTGAGCGCGATTTACTGGCGCTGAATAAGGCGACGTTTGGCACTGAATATGAAAAAAACATCACCACGCGCGATGTCCAGCCCAGCGTCGGATTTGCCAGTCGTGGCTCGCTGTTGCCAGGCAAAGTGATCGAAGGCCTGCCGGTGATGGCGCTGAACGTCAACAGCGTGGATGTGAACTTCTTTCGCGTGAAGCCGGAGTCGCTTGGCGCGTTTATCAGCCAGTGGGAATACCGCAACTCATTGTCTAACTGGGAATCCGACAACCTGCTGAAAATGGCAGAGCTGGTTTATTCCGGGCGCTTTGACCTTAATCCGGCACGCAATACCCGTGAGAAACTGCTGCTGCCGCTGGGCGAAATCAAGCCGTTGCAGCAGGCGGGGGTGTACGTTGCGGTGATGAACCAGGCCGGGCAATACAATTACAGCAATGCTGCCACGCTATTTACGCTCAGCGATATTGGCGTATCCGCACACCGTTACCACAATCAGCTGGATGTCTTTACCCAGAGCCTGGAAAACGGCGCTGCGCAGCAGGGTATAGATGTTACCTTGCTCAATGAGAAAGGGCAGACGCTGGCGCAGGCGACCAGCGATGCGCAGGGACACGTGAAGCTCGAGACGGATAAAGACGCCGCCATATTGCTGGCGCGTAAAGACGGGCAAACCACGCTGCTGGACCTGAAATTACCGGCGCTGGATCTGGCTGAATTTGATATCGCGGGGGCACCGGGATACAGCAAACAGTTCTTTATGTTCGGTCCGCGCGATCTCTATCGTCCCGGTGAAACGGTGATCCTCAACGGATTACTGCGCGACAGCGATGGCAAAACGTTGCCCGATCAGCCGGTGAAGCTGGAAGTCGTTAAGCCCGACGGGCAGGTATTACGCACGGTGGTCAGCCAGCCCGAAAACGGTCTGTACCGTCTGACCTGGCCGCTGGACAGCAGTGCGCCAACCGGTATGTGGCATATTCGCGCCAACACCGGCGATAACCGCTCACGGATGTGGGATTTCCATGTCGAAGATTTTATGCCCGAGCGGATGGCGCTCAACCTCACCGCCAATAAAATGCCGATTGCACCGGCTGACGATGTGAAGTTTTCGGTGGTGGGTTACTACCTGTACGGTGCGCCTGCGAATGGTAATGCCCTGCAAGGTCAGCTATTCCTGCGACCACAGCGTGAAGCGGTGTCTGCATTGCCGGGATTCCAGTTTGGCAATATTGCTGAAGAGAATCTCTCCCGCAGTCTGGATGAAGTTCAGCTGACGCTGGATGAAAACGGTCGTGGCGAAGTCACAACCAGCAGTCAGTGGCAGGAAGCTCACTCGCCGTTACAGGTCATTTTGCAGGCCAGCCTGCTGGAGTCGGGTGGCCGTCCGGTGACCCGTCGGGTAGAACAGGCTATCTGGCCTGCAGATACCCTGCCGGGTATTCGCCCGCAATTCGCAGCCAAAGCCGTTTATGATTACCGCACCGATACCACGGTGAATCAGCCGATCGTTGATGAAGACAGCAACGCCGCGTTTGATATTGTTTATGCCGATGCAAAAGGCGAGAAAAAAGCGGTTTCCGGCTTGCAGGTGCGGTTGATCCGCGAACGTCGGGATTACTATTGGAACTGGTCTGAAGGAGAGGGCTGGCAGTCGCAGTTCGATCAAAAGGATCTGGTCGAAGGCGAGCAAACACTGGATCTTACCGCTGATGAAACCGGTAAGATCAGCTTCCCGGTGGAGTGGGGCGCTTACCGTCTGGAAGTGAAAGCACCCAACGATACGGTGAGCAGCGTGCGCTTCTGGGCCGGATACAGCTGGCAGGATAACAGCGACGGCAGCGGGGCGGTGCGCCCGGATCGTGTCACTCTGAAGCTGGATAAACCCAATTATCGTCCTGGCGACACCATGAAGTTGCACATTGCCGCGCCTGCTGCCGGTAAAGGCTATGCAATGGTGGAATCCAGCGAAGGCCCGCTGTGGTGGCAAGAGATCGATGTCCCTGCAAATGGTCTGGATCTCTCTATTCCGGTCGACAAAACCTGGAACCGCCATGACCTCTATCTTAGCGCGTTGGTGATCCGCCCTGGCGACAAATCCCGCTCGGCTACGCCAAAACGCGCGGTCGGGTTACTGCATTTGCCGCTGGGCGATGAAAATCGTCGCCTGGATTTGACGCTGGAAAATCCGGCTAAAATGCGCCCGAATCAACCGTTGACCGTTAACGTGAAAGCCAGTGTCAAAAATGGTGACGTGCCTAAACAGGTTAACGTCCTGGTCTCCGCTGTAGACAGCGGGGTGTTGAATATCACCGATTACGCTACCCCGGATCCGTGGCAGGCATTTTTTGGCCAGAAACGCTATGGCGCGGATATTTATGATATTTACGGCCAGGTAATCGAAGGGCAAGGGCGTTTGGCGGCACTGCGTTTCGGTGGCGATGGTGATGAGCTAAAACGCGGCGGCAAACCGCCGGTTAATCACGTCAATATCGTGGCGCAACAGGCGCTGCCGGTCACGCTCAACGAGAAAGGTGAGGGCACGGTAACGTTGCCGATTGGCGATTTTAACGGTGAACTGCGGGTGATGGCGCAGGCCTGGACCGCAGATGACTTTGGCAGTAGCGAGAGTAAAGTGATCGTCGCTGCGCCGGTGATCGCGGAACTGAATATGCCACGCTTTATGGCCGGCGGTGATACCTCGCGCCTGACGCTGGACGTCACCAATCTGACAGATAGGCCGCAGACGCTGAATATTCAGCTTACCGCCAGCGGCTTAGTGTCACTGATGGGCCAAAACCCTTCCCCGGTGGATCTGGCACCTGGCGTGCGTACCACGTTATTTATTCCGGTACGGGCACTGGAGGGATTCGGCGATGGTGAGATTCAGGCCGTTATTAGTGGTTTGACGCTGCCAGGTGAAACGCTCCCCGTTCAACATAAACAGTGGAAGATTGGCGTGCGTCCGGCGTTCCCGGCGCAAACTCTCAATAGCGGCGTGGCGCTGCAAGCCGGTGAAACCTGGCAGTTACCGGACGGGGAACTGACCAACTTCTCCCCGGCAACGGTGCAGGGGCAACTGCTGTTCAGCGGCAAGCCGCCGCTGAATCTGGCGCGCTATGTTCGCGAATTGAAAGCCTATCCTTACGGCTGCCTGGAGCAGACTGCCAGCGGATTATTCCCATCGTTGTATACCAACGCCGCACAGTTGAAGGCGTTGGGTATAGCGGGTGATAGCGATGAAAAACGCCGCACGGCGGTTGAAATAGGTATTTCCCGGTTACTGCAAATGCAGCGTGACGATGGGGGATTTGCGCTGTGGGATAAGAACGGGCCGGAAGAGTACTGGCTGAGTACCTATGTCATGGACTTCCTCGTCCGGGCAAATGAACAGGGCTACAGCGTCCCGAGTGAGGTGATCAACCGGGGCAATGCGCGTCTGCTGCGTTATTTACAGGATCCGGGCATGATGTCAATTCGCTACACCGACGACACCGCAGCCAGCCGGTTTGCCGTACAGGCCTATGCCGCGCTGGTACTGGCCCGTCAGCAGAAAGCGCCGCTGGGCGCTCTGCGTGAGATCTGGGAACGTCGAGCTCAGGCCGCCTCTGGCCTGCCGCTGCTGCAATTGGGCATTGCGCTGAAAAACATGGGCGATGCGAATCGCAGTGAACAGGCGCTGACGTTGGCACTCAATACGCCGCGCCGAGATACGCAGCAGTGGATGGCGGATTACGGCAGTCAGCTACGCGACAACGCGCTGATGCTGGCCTTGCTGGAAGAGAATAAACTGAAACCCGACGTGCAAAATACTTTGCTGAATACGCTGTCGGAGCAGGCTTTCGGTCAGCGCTGGCTCTCCACGCAGGAGAATAATGCGCTGTTCCTTGCTGCCCGTACGCTGCAGGATCAGCCGGGCACGTGGCAGGCGCAGACCTCTCTCTCTGAACAACCGCTGGCGGGTGATAAATCGCAAACCCGAAATCTGGATGCGGAACAGTTAGCGACGCTGGCGGTGACCAACACGGGTAATCTGCCGCTGTGGCTGCGTCTGGACGTCAGCGGCTATCCGCAAAGCTCACCGCAGCCTGCCAGCAATGTACTGCTCATTGAACGTCAGGTGCTGGGCACCGATGGGCAGAGTAAATCGCTCTCGTCTCTGCGCAGCGGCGAGCTGGTGCTGGTCTGGTTGACGGTTAGAGCCAGTCAGAATGTTCCGGATGCGCTGGTGGTCGATCTTCTGCCTGCTGGTCTGGAACTGGAAAACCAGAATCTGGCCAACGGTAGCGCCAGCCTGCAGGATAGCGGCAGCGAAGTGGCGAATTTGCTTAATCAAATGCAGCAAGCGGATATCCAGCACGTTGAATTCCGCGACGATCGCTTTGTCGCGGCGGTGGCTGTCAACGAAGGGCAACCGGTCACGCTGGTGTATCTGGCGCGCGCGGTCACACCGGGGACGTATCAGGTACCTGTACCCCAGGTGGAATCGATGTATGTTCCGCAGTGGCGTGCCACCGGCACGGCTGAGGGCCCGCTGATTGTCAGACCGTAA
- the rodZ gene encoding cytoskeleton protein RodZ, producing MNTEATHDKNEALSTGVRLRNAREQLGFSQQAVAERLCLKVSTVRDIEEDKAPADLASTFLRGYIRSYARLVHIPEEELLPGLEKQAPIRPAKVAPMQSFSLGKRRKKRDGWLMTFTWLVLFVVVGLTGAWWWQNHKAQQEEITTMADQSSAELNAGKDSAQSVPLDTSAAASQDMTPPAPDDGAAADAASAPDAATVPAAAADAQQNAVVAPSQANVDTATTATTSPATAAPLPTDQAGVTTPAADPNALVMNFTADCWLEVSDATGKKLFSGMQRKDGTLNLVGQAPYKLKIGAPAAVQIQFQGKPVDLSRFIRTNQVARLTVNAEQPAAQ from the coding sequence ATGAATACTGAAGCCACGCACGACAAAAATGAAGCACTCTCCACCGGCGTTCGCCTGCGCAATGCCCGTGAACAACTCGGATTCAGCCAACAGGCCGTCGCGGAACGACTGTGCCTGAAGGTCTCCACGGTACGCGATATTGAAGAAGATAAGGCGCCAGCCGATCTCGCTTCAACGTTTCTGCGCGGGTATATCCGTTCCTATGCGCGTTTGGTGCATATTCCTGAAGAAGAACTGTTGCCAGGGCTGGAAAAACAGGCTCCGATTCGCCCAGCCAAAGTGGCGCCGATGCAGAGTTTCTCGCTCGGTAAGCGCCGCAAAAAGCGTGATGGCTGGTTAATGACCTTTACCTGGCTGGTACTGTTTGTCGTGGTTGGACTTACTGGCGCCTGGTGGTGGCAGAATCATAAAGCGCAGCAGGAAGAGATCACCACGATGGCCGATCAATCCTCCGCTGAGCTAAATGCGGGCAAAGACAGTGCCCAGAGCGTGCCGTTAGATACCAGCGCTGCGGCAAGTCAGGATATGACTCCCCCCGCGCCGGATGATGGCGCGGCGGCAGACGCAGCGTCAGCACCTGACGCTGCCACAGTGCCAGCAGCTGCTGCAGATGCGCAACAGAATGCGGTAGTGGCACCGTCTCAGGCCAACGTAGACACAGCGACAACGGCGACAACCTCTCCGGCTACGGCGGCACCTTTGCCGACCGATCAAGCGGGTGTGACAACACCTGCCGCCGATCCTAACGCGCTGGTGATGAATTTTACCGCCGATTGCTGGCTGGAAGTCAGTGATGCGACCGGTAAAAAACTGTTTAGCGGTATGCAGCGTAAAGATGGCACGTTAAATCTTGTCGGCCAGGCACCGTACAAACTGAAAATTGGTGCACCGGCAGCAGTGCAGATTCAGTTCCAGGGTAAACCTGTCGACCTGAGTCGTTTTATCAGAACTAACCAGGTTGCGCGTCTGACCGTAAATGCCGAACAACCAGCGGCTCAGTAA
- the ndk gene encoding nucleoside-diphosphate kinase: protein MAIERTFSIIKPNAVAKNVIGSIFARFESAGFKIVGTKMLHLTVEQARGFYAEHDGKPFFDGLVEFMTSGPIVVSVLESENAVQRHRDLLGATNPANALAGTLRADYADSFTENGTHGSDSVESAAREIAYFFGEGEVCPRTR from the coding sequence ATGGCTATTGAACGTACTTTTTCCATCATCAAACCAAATGCGGTGGCAAAAAACGTTATTGGAAGCATCTTCGCACGCTTTGAATCAGCAGGGTTCAAAATTGTGGGGACTAAAATGCTGCACCTGACCGTTGAACAGGCGCGTGGCTTCTATGCCGAGCACGACGGCAAACCGTTCTTTGATGGCCTGGTTGAATTCATGACCTCTGGTCCGATCGTTGTTTCCGTTCTGGAAAGCGAAAACGCCGTTCAGCGTCACCGCGATCTGCTGGGTGCAACCAACCCGGCGAATGCGCTGGCAGGTACGCTGCGTGCAGATTACGCTGACAGCTTCACCGAGAACGGCACCCACGGTTCCGACTCCGTCGAATCTGCGGCGCGTGAAATCGCCTATTTCTTTGGCGAAGGCGAGGTTTGCCCGCGTACTCGCTGA
- the pbpC gene encoding peptidoglycan glycosyltransferase PbpC (penicillin-binding protein 1C) — protein sequence MMHQWVKRSGWLVAAALLIGAAVWTADRIWPLPLHEVNPARVVVAQDGTPLWRFADADGIWRYPVTLEEVSPRYLEALINYEDRWFWKHPGVNPFSVLRAAWQDLTSGRVVSGGSTLTMQVARLLDPHPRTFGGKFRQLWRAFQLEWHLSKRDILTLYLNRAPFGGTLQGVGAASWAYLGKSPAQLSYSDAALLAVLPQAPSRLRPDRWPDRAQAARNKVLDRMATQGVWSAKQAQESREEPVWLAPRQMPQLAPLFSRMMLNKSSSNKIVTTLDAGLQRQLEELAQNWKGRLPARSSLAMIVVDHTDMRVRGWVGSVDMNDDTRFGHVDMVSAIRSPGSVLKPFVYGLALEDGLVHPASLLQDVPRRTGDYRPGNFDSGFHGPVSMSEALVRSLNLPAVQVLEAYGPKRFAARLRNVGLPLYLPAGAAPNLSLILGGAGARLEDMVAAYSAFARQGKAGKLRLQPEDPLLERPLMSAGAAWIIRRIMADDAQPLPDNALSRVVPLAWKTGTSYGYRDAWAIGVNSRYVIGIWTGRPDGTPVVGQFGFASAVPLLNQVNNLLLARGTNQPEDPRPESVSRGVVCWPGGQFLPNGDGNCRRRLATWLLDGSQPPTLLLPEQEGVNGIRFPVWLDASEKRVAPDCPQAREQTLIVWPLPLEPWLPPSERRAARLPPVSATCPPLGQDASLPLQLTGVRDGAIVKRLPGSTAVSVPLQTSGGTGERWWFLNGERLEERGRSLTLRLTVAGEYQLLVMDDGGQVATVRFALQ from the coding sequence ATGATGCATCAGTGGGTTAAACGCAGCGGCTGGCTGGTAGCCGCTGCGTTGCTGATAGGGGCAGCAGTGTGGACGGCAGATAGAATCTGGCCGTTGCCGCTGCATGAGGTTAATCCTGCGCGAGTAGTGGTGGCTCAGGACGGGACGCCGCTGTGGCGCTTTGCCGACGCGGACGGTATCTGGCGTTATCCGGTCACGCTTGAAGAGGTCTCGCCCCGTTATCTTGAGGCGCTCATTAACTACGAAGATCGCTGGTTCTGGAAACATCCCGGCGTCAATCCGTTTTCTGTGCTTCGCGCCGCCTGGCAGGATCTCACCTCCGGGCGCGTGGTCTCCGGAGGCAGTACGCTCACCATGCAGGTGGCGAGGCTGCTCGACCCACATCCGCGCACTTTTGGCGGTAAGTTTCGCCAACTCTGGCGTGCATTCCAATTGGAATGGCATCTCTCCAAACGCGATATCCTGACGCTGTATCTTAACCGCGCGCCGTTTGGTGGGACGCTGCAAGGCGTTGGTGCCGCAAGCTGGGCGTATCTGGGTAAATCACCGGCACAACTTAGCTACTCCGATGCCGCGTTGCTGGCTGTACTGCCGCAGGCGCCGAGCCGTCTGCGTCCGGACCGTTGGCCGGATCGGGCGCAAGCCGCGCGCAATAAAGTGCTCGATCGCATGGCGACGCAGGGTGTCTGGTCGGCAAAACAGGCGCAGGAATCACGCGAAGAACCGGTCTGGCTGGCACCAAGGCAGATGCCGCAATTGGCGCCGTTATTCTCACGCATGATGCTGAACAAAAGCAGCAGCAACAAAATTGTCACCACGCTGGACGCCGGGCTGCAACGTCAACTAGAGGAGCTGGCGCAAAACTGGAAGGGGCGGCTTCCGGCGCGCAGTTCGCTGGCGATGATTGTGGTCGACCATACCGATATGCGCGTACGTGGCTGGGTGGGCTCGGTAGATATGAATGACGACACCCGCTTTGGGCATGTGGATATGGTGAGCGCGATCCGCTCGCCGGGATCGGTGCTGAAACCCTTTGTCTATGGACTCGCGTTGGAGGATGGACTGGTTCACCCGGCCTCATTATTGCAGGACGTACCGCGGCGTACCGGGGATTATCGTCCGGGGAATTTTGACAGCGGTTTTCATGGCCCGGTAAGCATGAGCGAGGCGTTGGTGCGCTCGCTGAATCTGCCGGCAGTCCAGGTACTGGAAGCCTACGGCCCGAAACGTTTTGCCGCCAGGCTGCGTAACGTGGGGTTACCGTTGTATTTACCGGCAGGGGCTGCGCCAAATCTGTCACTGATCCTCGGGGGCGCGGGAGCCAGGCTTGAGGATATGGTCGCGGCGTACAGCGCCTTTGCCCGTCAGGGAAAAGCAGGAAAGCTCCGTCTGCAGCCGGAAGACCCGCTGCTGGAACGCCCGCTGATGTCCGCTGGTGCGGCGTGGATTATCCGGCGGATTATGGCGGACGACGCGCAGCCCCTGCCGGATAACGCCCTGAGTCGTGTGGTACCGCTGGCGTGGAAAACGGGCACCAGCTACGGCTATCGCGATGCGTGGGCGATTGGCGTTAACTCACGTTACGTGATTGGCATCTGGACCGGCAGACCCGACGGCACGCCGGTGGTGGGGCAATTTGGTTTTGCCAGCGCCGTGCCTTTGCTGAATCAGGTTAACAACTTGCTGCTGGCGCGTGGGACAAACCAGCCTGAAGACCCGCGACCAGAGTCGGTCAGCCGGGGCGTAGTGTGCTGGCCGGGTGGGCAATTTTTGCCCAACGGGGACGGTAACTGTCGTCGCCGTTTAGCCACCTGGCTATTGGACGGTAGCCAGCCGCCTACGCTGTTATTACCCGAGCAGGAAGGGGTTAACGGTATTCGTTTTCCCGTCTGGTTAGATGCGTCAGAAAAACGCGTGGCGCCAGACTGCCCGCAAGCGCGGGAACAGACGTTAATTGTCTGGCCGTTGCCGCTGGAGCCCTGGCTGCCGCCATCCGAGCGGCGAGCCGCTCGGCTACCGCCAGTTTCCGCAACCTGCCCGCCGTTGGGGCAGGACGCTTCCTTACCGCTGCAGTTGACAGGCGTTCGCGATGGCGCGATTGTGAAACGCTTACCCGGTTCAACAGCGGTCTCCGTGCCGCTACAAACCAGCGGTGGGACAGGCGAACGCTGGTGGTTTCTTAACGGTGAGCGGCTGGAAGAACGTGGGCGGAGTCTGACCCTGCGCTTAACGGTCGCAGGAGAGTACCAGCTGTTGGTTATGGATGACGGCGGGCAGGTTGCCACGGTGAGATTTGCTTTGCAGTAG
- a CDS encoding bifunctional tRNA (adenosine(37)-C2)-methyltransferase TrmG/ribosomal RNA large subunit methyltransferase RlmN — MSELVNTSEVVIAAVPNKNGKINLLDLNRQQMREFFKEMGEKPFRADQVMKWMYHYCSDNFDDMTDINKVLRNKLKEVAEIRAPEVVEEQRSSDGTIKWAIAVGDQRVETVYIPEDDRATLCVSSQVGCALECKFCSTAQQGFNRNLRVSEIIGQVWRAAKIVGAVKATGVRPITNVVMMGMGEPLLNLTNVVPAMEIMLDDFGFGLSKRRVTLSTSGVVPALDKLGDMIDVALAISLHAPNDEIRDEIVPINKKYNIATFLESVRGYISKSNANQGRVTIEYVMLDHINDGTEHAHQLAELLKDTPCKINLIPWNPFPGAPYGRSSNSRIDRFSKVLMGYGFTTIVRKTRGDDIDAACGQLAGDVIDRTKRTLRKRMQGDAIDIKTV; from the coding sequence ATGTCTGAATTAGTTAACACCTCTGAAGTCGTCATTGCTGCGGTTCCAAATAAAAATGGAAAAATTAACCTGCTGGATCTGAACCGTCAGCAGATGCGCGAATTCTTCAAAGAGATGGGCGAAAAGCCGTTTCGTGCCGATCAGGTCATGAAATGGATGTACCACTATTGCAGCGACAACTTTGATGACATGACTGACATCAACAAAGTGCTGCGCAACAAATTGAAAGAAGTCGCTGAAATTCGCGCCCCGGAAGTGGTGGAAGAGCAGCGTTCGTCTGACGGCACCATCAAATGGGCCATTGCCGTTGGCGACCAGCGCGTAGAAACCGTGTATATCCCGGAAGACGATCGCGCCACCCTGTGTGTGTCTTCACAGGTCGGCTGTGCATTAGAGTGTAAATTCTGCTCTACGGCGCAACAGGGCTTTAACCGTAACCTGCGGGTGTCGGAAATCATCGGCCAGGTCTGGCGCGCGGCGAAAATCGTCGGTGCGGTGAAGGCAACGGGCGTGCGTCCTATCACCAACGTGGTCATGATGGGCATGGGCGAACCGTTGTTGAACCTGACCAACGTGGTTCCGGCGATGGAAATCATGCTTGATGACTTCGGTTTTGGGCTGTCAAAACGCCGTGTTACGCTGTCTACTTCCGGCGTGGTCCCTGCACTGGATAAGCTGGGCGACATGATTGACGTTGCGTTGGCGATTTCCCTGCATGCGCCGAACGATGAAATCCGTGACGAAATCGTGCCGATCAACAAAAAGTACAATATTGCTACGTTCCTTGAGTCGGTACGAGGCTACATTTCGAAGTCGAACGCCAACCAGGGCCGCGTCACCATCGAATATGTGATGTTAGATCACATTAACGACGGTACCGAGCACGCGCATCAGCTGGCGGAGCTGCTGAAAGATACGCCGTGTAAGATTAACCTGATCCCATGGAACCCGTTCCCGGGCGCGCCGTACGGACGGAGTTCTAACAGCCGTATCGATCGTTTCTCCAAAGTGTTGATGGGCTATGGTTTCACGACCATCGTGCGTAAAACACGCGGCGACGATATTGATGCAGCCTGCGGTCAGCTGGCGGGTGACGTCATTGACCGTACCAAGCGTACTCTGCGCAAGCGCATGCAGGGTGATGCTATCGACATCAAGACCGTTTGA